The DNA region CTCTCTTCACTATCGGCTCGGTGATTTTTCTGGGAGCTATTTTAAATTCAACATTGGAAATTTTGAAAGATAAGGTTGATATCCGTGTGACTTTTGTGGTTAGCGCGCTTGAGAGTGATATTCTGGATCTTCAAAAAAAGATTGAGGGTTTGCCGGAAGTAGAATATGTTGTATATACTTCGCGCGAAGAGGCATTAGAAAAATTTACTGAAAGACATCGGGGCGATCAGCTTGTTTTGCAGGCCTTGGAGGAACTTGGCGATAATCCGCTTGGCGCATCTTTAAACGTCAAAGCTAAAGACCCAACTCAATACGAAGGGGTTGCTAATTTTTTACAGACCGGGAATTTTTTGTCAGTTGATGGAGTGCCGATAATAGATCGGGTCAATTTCTTTCAGAACAAGCCGGCGATAGATCGTCTTTCAAGTATCATAAAGACCTCGGAACAGTTAGGGTTTATTCTAGCTATGATTTTGGCTTTTGTTTCTGTGCTGATTACTTTTAACACGATTCGTTTAGCAATTTATATTTCCAAGGAAGAGATATCTGTTATGAAGCTCGTTGGTGCGAGTCCGATGTATATTAAAGGCCCGTTTGTGGTCAGCGGAATTTTATACGGACTTTTTGCTGGAATTTTGACTCTTCTGATTTTTCTGCCGGTCACTTATTGGCTTGGCGGTGTGACAGAAAGATTTTTCATTGGATTGAATATGTTTGGATATTATCTGGGAAATTTTGGGCAGATTGCCGTTATTGTTTTGATTTCTGGAGTCGCTATCGGCGCTTTGTCGAGTTACTTGGCAGCTAGAAGATATCTTAAAAACTAAAAGGTAAAAAAGATGCCGTCGCCAACCAAAAGAAACCATAAATATATTTTTGTTATAGGCGGAGTGATGTCTGGAGTTGGCAAAGGAATAGCGACTGCTTCAATCGGAAAAATTCTTCAGGCACGAGGTTTTAGAATCAATCCGATAAAAATAGATCCTTATCTAAACGTTGACGCCGGCACCATGAACCCCACTGAACATGGTGAGGTTTTTGTTTTGGATTCCGGATTGGAGTGCGACCAAGATATGGGTAATTACGAACGGTTTATGGGTTTGGATTTGCGACCAGAGGATTATATGACAAGCGGTATGGTCTACCAGCATGTTATTGAAAAAGAGAGAAATCTTGGATATCGAGGTAAGTGTGTTGAGGCGATCCCTCATATAACGGACGAAATCACAAGGAGGATAGGTAGGTCAGCAGAATTATCTAGTTCAGATGTTACTTTGGTAGAGATCGGTGGCACAGTTGGGGATTATCAAAATATAATGTTTATTGAAGCCGCCAGAGTTTTGCGGCTGAAAAATCCTAGAGACGTAATTTTTATTTTGGTTAGTTTCTTGCCGATTCCCTCAACTTTGGGCGAGATGAAAACTCGGCCAACTCAAAATGCAGTCAGAATGCTCAATTCCTATGGAGTTCAGCCAGACATTATTATTGCCAGAAGCGAGCGGCCCCTTGATAAGAAAAGAAAAGAGAAAATAGCGATTTCTTGCAATGTCTTTGAAGATCATGTTATTTCGGCTCCGGACATTGAAAGCGTTTATGATGTACCGATAAATTTTGAAAAAGACAATTTAGGCAAAATAATTTCTGATTGTTTGGAATTAAAGGCCAAAAGCCCGCGCAACGGCCTTTCGTCTTGGCGCCGATTTGTGGCTAACTCAAAGAGGTCAAAAAAACAAGTAAAAATAGCGATTGCCGGCAAGTATTTTGATACTGGCGATTTTGTTTTGTCTGATGCCTACATTTCTGTCATAGAAGCGATTAAAACCTCGGCCTTTTCAGAATTAGTC from Candidatus Paceibacterota bacterium includes:
- a CDS encoding permease-like cell division protein FtsX, which codes for MFWVNTKRIIRSGFFNFFRNGFVSLSSVLVMLVTLFTIGSVIFLGAILNSTLEILKDKVDIRVTFVVSALESDILDLQKKIEGLPEVEYVVYTSREEALEKFTERHRGDQLVLQALEELGDNPLGASLNVKAKDPTQYEGVANFLQTGNFLSVDGVPIIDRVNFFQNKPAIDRLSSIIKTSEQLGFILAMILAFVSVLITFNTIRLAIYISKEEISVMKLVGASPMYIKGPFVVSGILYGLFAGILTLLIFLPVTYWLGGVTERFFIGLNMFGYYLGNFGQIAVIVLISGVAIGALSSYLAARRYLKN
- a CDS encoding CTP synthase, with the protein product MPSPTKRNHKYIFVIGGVMSGVGKGIATASIGKILQARGFRINPIKIDPYLNVDAGTMNPTEHGEVFVLDSGLECDQDMGNYERFMGLDLRPEDYMTSGMVYQHVIEKERNLGYRGKCVEAIPHITDEITRRIGRSAELSSSDVTLVEIGGTVGDYQNIMFIEAARVLRLKNPRDVIFILVSFLPIPSTLGEMKTRPTQNAVRMLNSYGVQPDIIIARSERPLDKKRKEKIAISCNVFEDHVISAPDIESVYDVPINFEKDNLGKIISDCLELKAKSPRNGLSSWRRFVANSKRSKKQVKIAIAGKYFDTGDFVLSDAYISVIEAIKTSAFSELVEPELHWLNSKDFEEDPEKLKILKNYDGVIIPGGFGESGIEGKISAIQFLRENKIPFFGLCYGMQLAVIEYARNVLKLKGAHTTEVNSETLHPVIDIMPEQKKLLKEGKYGATMRLGAYPCRLRAGTVAREIYGKENISERHRHRFEVNPEYVDQIYEAGLIFSGTSPDGRLMEIAELPKNKHPFFLGTQFHPEFLARPLRPHPLFSAFIRASKDRSKS